Proteins found in one Actinokineospora alba genomic segment:
- the metH gene encoding methionine synthase gives MPDSVVSPFIAALNDRVLVADGAMGTMLQGVDLTLDDFAGLEGCNEILNITRPDVVRQVHREYFEAGSDAVETNTFGANLANLAEYDIPERIFELSESGARLAREVADEFSTAEHPRFVLGSVGPGTKLPTLGHAPYATLRDAYQEQVRGMLVGGIDAVIVETSQDLLQTKASIIGAKRAMAAEGRIVPIITQVTVETTGTMLLGTEIGAALTALEPLGIDLIGLNCATGPAEMSEHLRTLSKHARIPLSVMPNAGLPELGPNGAVYPLKPDELAVALSAFVTDFGTRLVGGCCGTTGEHIRQVVDAVRELTPAPRKPRPEPGVSSLYQAVPFQQDASVLVIGERTNANGSKAFREAMLNSKFDDCIEIARAQTRDGAHMLDLCVDYVGRDGAVDMAELAGRLATASTLPIMLDSTEPEVIRAGLERLGGRCAVNSVNFEDGDGPTSRYHRMMELVREHGAAVVVMCIDEEGQARTAVDKVRIAARTIDALVGDWGMRVGDIIVDCLTFPITTGQEEVRKDAIETIEAIRQLKQRYPEVKTTLGVSNVSFGLNAAARQVLNSVFLHECVQAGLDTAIVHASKIVPMARIPDERRAVALDLVYDRRREGYDPLQKLMELFEGATVASSKATRAQELAALPLFDRLERRIVDGERKGLGADLDEALKERPALQIINDTLLAGMKTVGELFGSGQMQLPFVLQSAEVMKAAVAHLEPHMEKSDDDGKGRIVLATVKGDVHDIGKNLVDIILSNNGYDVVNLGIKQPITTILDAAEEHRADVIGMSGLLVKSTVIMKENLEEMNSRNVAAKWPVMLGGAALTRAYVENDLTDMYLGDVRYARDAFEGLRLMDAIMAAKRGESPLVDEDMKAKAAERRARRERSLRIAEARKAKEAAEEVEQPARSDVSTDVPVPNPPFWGNRIIKGVPVADYSAMLDERATFMGQWGLKGVRGGAGPSYEELVETEGRPRLRYWLDRLATEGVLAHAAVVYGYFPCVSEGDDLVILTEPTVDAPERTRFTFPRQPKERRLCLADFFRPRESGVVDVVGFSLVTMGQPIADFANELFTANAYRDYLEVHGLGVQLAEALAEYWHRRIREELTFAGGKAVADEDPADIIDYFSLGYRGARFSLGYGACPNLEDRAKIVDLLDPERIGVKLSEEFQLHPEQSTDAIVLHHPEAKYFNT, from the coding sequence ATGCCGGATAGCGTCGTGTCGCCCTTCATCGCAGCTCTCAACGACCGTGTCCTCGTCGCGGACGGGGCCATGGGCACCATGCTGCAAGGTGTCGACCTCACACTTGATGACTTCGCGGGTCTCGAGGGCTGCAACGAGATCTTGAACATCACTCGCCCCGACGTCGTGCGCCAGGTCCACCGCGAGTACTTCGAGGCCGGATCCGACGCCGTCGAGACGAACACGTTCGGGGCGAATCTCGCGAACCTCGCCGAGTACGACATCCCGGAGCGGATCTTCGAGCTCTCGGAGTCCGGCGCCCGCCTGGCCCGCGAGGTCGCCGACGAGTTCAGCACCGCCGAGCACCCGCGGTTCGTCCTGGGCTCGGTCGGCCCGGGCACCAAGCTCCCCACGCTGGGCCACGCTCCCTATGCGACCCTGCGCGACGCGTATCAGGAACAGGTGCGCGGCATGCTGGTCGGCGGGATCGACGCCGTCATCGTGGAGACCTCGCAGGACCTGCTGCAGACCAAGGCATCGATCATCGGCGCCAAGCGCGCCATGGCCGCCGAGGGCCGGATCGTCCCGATCATCACCCAGGTCACCGTCGAGACCACCGGCACCATGCTGCTCGGCACGGAGATCGGCGCCGCGCTGACCGCGCTGGAGCCGCTGGGCATCGACCTGATCGGCCTCAACTGCGCCACCGGCCCTGCCGAGATGAGCGAGCACCTCAGGACGCTGTCGAAGCACGCCCGCATCCCGCTCTCGGTGATGCCGAACGCAGGCCTGCCCGAGCTCGGCCCGAACGGCGCGGTGTACCCGCTCAAGCCCGACGAGCTCGCGGTGGCGCTGAGCGCGTTCGTCACCGACTTCGGCACCCGGCTCGTCGGCGGCTGTTGCGGCACCACCGGCGAGCACATCCGCCAGGTCGTCGACGCCGTGCGCGAGCTGACCCCGGCCCCCCGCAAGCCGCGCCCCGAGCCGGGCGTGTCGTCGCTCTACCAGGCGGTGCCGTTCCAGCAGGACGCGTCCGTGCTGGTCATCGGCGAGCGGACCAACGCCAACGGCTCCAAGGCGTTCCGCGAGGCCATGCTCAACAGCAAGTTCGACGACTGCATCGAGATCGCCCGCGCCCAGACCCGCGACGGCGCCCACATGCTCGACCTGTGCGTCGACTACGTCGGCCGCGACGGCGCCGTCGACATGGCCGAGCTGGCGGGCAGGCTGGCCACCGCGTCGACGCTGCCGATCATGCTCGACTCCACCGAGCCCGAGGTCATCCGCGCCGGCCTGGAGCGCCTGGGCGGCCGCTGCGCGGTCAACTCGGTCAACTTCGAGGACGGCGACGGCCCCACGTCGCGCTACCACCGGATGATGGAGCTGGTCCGCGAGCACGGCGCCGCCGTCGTCGTCATGTGCATCGACGAGGAGGGCCAGGCCCGCACCGCGGTCGACAAGGTCCGCATCGCCGCGCGCACGATCGACGCCCTGGTCGGCGACTGGGGCATGCGCGTCGGCGACATCATCGTGGACTGCCTGACCTTCCCGATCACCACCGGTCAGGAAGAGGTCCGCAAGGACGCCATCGAGACCATCGAGGCGATCCGGCAGCTCAAGCAGCGCTACCCGGAGGTCAAGACGACCCTGGGCGTGTCGAACGTGTCCTTCGGGCTCAACGCGGCCGCCCGCCAGGTCCTCAACAGCGTGTTCCTGCACGAATGCGTCCAGGCGGGCCTGGACACCGCGATCGTGCACGCCTCGAAGATCGTCCCGATGGCCCGCATCCCGGACGAGCGCCGGGCCGTGGCGCTGGACTTGGTCTATGACCGCCGCCGCGAGGGCTACGACCCGCTGCAGAAGCTGATGGAGCTGTTCGAGGGCGCCACCGTGGCCTCCTCCAAGGCCACCCGCGCCCAGGAACTCGCGGCGCTGCCGCTGTTCGACCGGCTGGAGCGGCGCATCGTCGACGGCGAGCGCAAGGGCCTCGGCGCCGACCTGGACGAGGCGCTCAAGGAGCGTCCCGCCCTGCAGATCATCAACGACACGCTGCTCGCCGGGATGAAGACCGTCGGCGAGCTGTTCGGGTCCGGGCAGATGCAGCTGCCGTTCGTGCTGCAGTCCGCCGAGGTCATGAAGGCGGCTGTCGCGCACCTCGAGCCGCACATGGAGAAGTCCGACGACGACGGCAAGGGCCGCATCGTGCTCGCCACGGTCAAGGGCGACGTGCACGACATCGGCAAGAACCTCGTCGACATCATCTTGTCCAACAACGGCTACGACGTGGTGAACCTGGGCATCAAGCAGCCCATCACGACCATCCTCGACGCCGCCGAGGAACACCGGGCCGACGTCATCGGCATGTCCGGCCTGCTCGTCAAGTCCACGGTGATCATGAAGGAGAACCTGGAGGAGATGAACTCCCGCAACGTCGCCGCCAAGTGGCCGGTGATGCTCGGCGGGGCGGCGCTGACCCGCGCCTACGTGGAGAACGACCTCACCGACATGTACCTCGGCGACGTCCGCTACGCGCGGGACGCCTTCGAGGGCCTGCGGCTGATGGACGCGATCATGGCCGCGAAGCGCGGCGAGTCGCCGCTGGTCGACGAGGACATGAAGGCCAAGGCCGCCGAACGCCGGGCCCGCCGGGAGCGTTCGCTGCGCATCGCCGAGGCGCGCAAGGCGAAAGAGGCGGCTGAAGAGGTCGAGCAGCCCGCGCGGTCCGATGTGTCCACCGACGTCCCCGTGCCGAACCCGCCGTTCTGGGGCAACCGGATCATCAAGGGCGTCCCGGTCGCGGACTACTCGGCGATGCTCGACGAGCGCGCCACCTTCATGGGCCAGTGGGGCCTCAAGGGCGTGCGCGGCGGTGCCGGACCGTCCTATGAGGAGCTGGTCGAGACCGAGGGTCGCCCGCGGCTGCGCTACTGGCTCGACCGGCTCGCCACGGAGGGCGTCCTGGCGCACGCGGCCGTGGTCTACGGGTACTTCCCGTGCGTGTCCGAAGGCGACGACCTGGTGATCCTCACCGAGCCGACCGTCGACGCGCCGGAGCGCACCCGGTTCACCTTCCCGCGCCAGCCCAAGGAACGCAGGCTCTGCCTGGCCGACTTCTTCCGCCCGCGCGAGTCCGGTGTGGTCGACGTCGTCGGGTTCAGCCTGGTGACGATGGGCCAGCCCATCGCGGACTTCGCCAACGAGCTGTTCACGGCGAACGCCTACCGGGACTACCTCGAGGTCCACGGCCTCGGTGTGCAGCTCGCGGAGGCGCTCGCGGAGTACTGGCACCGGCGCATCCGCGAGGAGCTGACGTTCGCGGGCGGCAAGGCGGTGGCCGACGAGGACCCGGCCGACATCATCGACTACTTCTCGCTGGGCTACCGGGGTGCGCGGTTCTCCCTGGGCTACGGCGCGTGCCCGAACCTGGAGGACCGCGCGAAGATCGTCGACCTGCTCGACCCGGAGCGGATCGGCGTCAAGCTGTCGGAGGAGTTCCAGCTCCACCCGGAACAGTCGACCGACGCGATCGTGCTGCACCACCCGGAAGCCAAGTACTTCAACACGTGA
- a CDS encoding PAC2 family protein, with protein sequence MTADAEPKVEPQDLVDPVMVAAFEGWNDAGDAASTAIEHLQLTWDATPLLEIDPDDYYDFQVTRPTVRMVEGVTRRVEWPTTRLYVCRPPGSNRDVVLVHGIEPNMRWRKFCAELLQHVDDLKVSTVVTLGALLADTPHTRPVPVTGTAYDANSAAQFGLERSRYEGPTGIVGVLQDACVQVGVPAISIWAAVPHYVSQPPSPKATLALLHRVEEVLDVEVPLGTLPEQAEEWQRTVSEMAEEDEDVRNYVRALEERGDAENTLNETSGDAIAAEFERYLRRRRPGGSGRGTSGPGPTGV encoded by the coding sequence ATGACTGCCGACGCAGAGCCCAAGGTCGAGCCGCAGGACCTCGTCGACCCCGTAATGGTGGCGGCGTTCGAGGGCTGGAATGACGCGGGAGACGCCGCGAGCACGGCAATCGAGCATTTGCAGCTCACTTGGGACGCCACGCCGCTGCTCGAGATCGACCCGGACGACTACTACGATTTCCAGGTGACGAGACCCACAGTCCGCATGGTGGAAGGGGTCACTCGTCGGGTGGAATGGCCGACAACACGCCTGTACGTGTGTCGTCCGCCGGGGTCCAACCGGGACGTGGTGCTCGTGCACGGCATCGAGCCGAACATGCGCTGGCGCAAGTTCTGCGCCGAGTTGCTCCAGCACGTCGACGATCTCAAGGTGAGCACCGTGGTGACCCTCGGGGCGCTCCTCGCCGACACCCCGCACACCCGGCCCGTCCCCGTGACCGGCACCGCCTACGACGCCAACTCGGCCGCCCAGTTCGGTCTCGAACGGTCCCGCTACGAGGGGCCGACCGGCATCGTCGGGGTGCTGCAGGACGCGTGTGTGCAGGTGGGGGTGCCCGCGATCTCCATTTGGGCGGCCGTCCCGCACTACGTGTCGCAGCCGCCGTCGCCCAAGGCCACGCTGGCGCTGCTGCACCGGGTCGAGGAGGTCCTCGACGTGGAGGTGCCGCTGGGCACGCTGCCGGAGCAGGCCGAGGAGTGGCAGCGGACCGTCAGTGAGATGGCGGAGGAGGACGAGGACGTCCGCAACTACGTCCGGGCCCTGGAGGAACGCGGCGACGCCGAGAACACCCTCAACGAGACCAGCGGCGACGCGATCGCCGCCGAGTTCGAGCGCTACCTGCGCAGGCGCAGGCCAGGCGGTTCGGGTCGGGGCACCTCGGGGCCTGGGCCGACTGGGGTGTGA
- a CDS encoding MFS transporter gives MTGRVRAAALYAGGFLGPFAGAVPTSMFPELGAEFGVADHTASLSLTAYLVPFAALMLFSGTLGARWGAGRSVRVAYLVYVVASVGCVVAGSFEVFLVARAVQGGANAFTTPLLLAAIGAVTPRERLGRALGLFGALQAAGTTSAPLLGGLAAEVDWAWAFVAVGATAAVLAVVGLPSSLRAPSGESHRLRSVWRADVLRPAAVALVGWACLGGMAFMVALRAVDEFGLGAAQRGALLTGFGVFGLLSAHAVGRSIDRLGPRRAVVLGAVAGAVPVVLVGVLPWIPAMAAVWALAGMTTQFVQVGLNTLILSDPGPNRAGALSVVLAFRFFGGAAAPPAFTPIYQADPVAGFVIPAALLVLVVPPAMRRRR, from the coding sequence GTGACCGGGCGGGTTCGGGCGGCGGCGCTCTACGCGGGTGGATTTCTCGGGCCGTTCGCGGGGGCGGTGCCCACTTCGATGTTTCCCGAGCTCGGGGCCGAGTTCGGGGTGGCCGACCACACCGCCTCCCTCTCCCTCACCGCCTACCTCGTCCCGTTCGCGGCGCTGATGCTGTTCTCCGGGACGCTGGGCGCGAGGTGGGGCGCCGGGCGCAGTGTGCGGGTCGCCTACCTCGTTTATGTGGTTGCTTCCGTGGGCTGTGTGGTCGCCGGGTCGTTCGAGGTCTTCCTGGTGGCGCGGGCCGTGCAGGGCGGCGCCAACGCGTTCACCACTCCCCTGTTGCTCGCCGCCATCGGCGCGGTCACGCCCCGGGAGCGGCTGGGGCGGGCGCTCGGGCTGTTCGGGGCGCTGCAGGCGGCGGGCACGACGAGCGCGCCGCTGCTCGGCGGGCTCGCGGCCGAAGTGGACTGGGCGTGGGCGTTCGTCGCCGTCGGGGCCACGGCGGCGGTACTGGCGGTGGTGGGGCTGCCGTCGTCGCTGCGGGCGCCGTCCGGGGAGTCGCACCGGTTGCGGTCGGTGTGGCGGGCGGACGTGCTGCGGCCCGCCGCGGTCGCGCTGGTCGGGTGGGCGTGCCTGGGCGGGATGGCGTTCATGGTGGCGCTGCGGGCGGTCGACGAGTTCGGGTTGGGCGCGGCGCAGCGTGGGGCGCTGTTGACCGGGTTCGGCGTGTTCGGGCTGCTCAGCGCCCACGCGGTGGGGCGGTCGATCGACCGGCTGGGGCCACGGCGGGCGGTTGTGCTCGGGGCGGTGGCGGGCGCGGTGCCGGTGGTCCTGGTCGGGGTCCTGCCGTGGATCCCCGCGATGGCGGCGGTGTGGGCGCTGGCCGGGATGACGACCCAGTTCGTCCAGGTGGGACTCAACACGCTGATCTTGTCCGACCCGGGGCCGAACCGGGCGGGCGCGCTGTCGGTCGTGCTGGCGTTCCGCTTCTTCGGCGGCGCCGCGGCACCGCCCGCGTTCACCCCGATCTACCAGGCCGACCCGGTGGCGGGCTTCGTCATCCCGGCCGCGCTGCTGGTGCTGGTGGTGCCGCCCGCGATGCGCCGCCGCCGTTAG
- the mshC gene encoding cysteine--1-D-myo-inosityl 2-amino-2-deoxy-alpha-D-glucopyranoside ligase, producing MQTWQSHPVPRVPGTPRPLRLHDTSAGEIRLTTPGPTATMYVCGITPYDATHLGHAATYLAFDLVHRVWLDNGHQVHYVQNVTDIDDPLLERAERDQDDWVVLGMRETALFREDMTALRVLPPREYIGAVEAIPEVVEAVAKLLANGAAYHADDPEFPDIYFDHQASGQFGAESRYDEQTMAKYFAERGGDPDRKGKRHPLDALLWRVARPGEPSWDSELGPGRPGWHIECSAIALNRLGMGFDLQGGGSDLIFPHHEFSAAHAEALTGRNPFAQHYAHAAMIGLDGEKMSKSRGNLVFVSRLRADNVDIMAVRLGLLSGHYREDRTWTQNVLDEAVTRMARWREAVNAAKGVDAAPLIAEIREHLSNDLDTPAAIAAIDAWAEQTRLGEGTEDNAPAEAKAAIDALLGIEL from the coding sequence ATGCAGACCTGGCAATCCCATCCGGTGCCGCGGGTGCCCGGCACGCCGCGCCCGCTTCGGCTCCACGACACCAGCGCGGGCGAGATCCGCCTGACCACCCCGGGGCCCACCGCGACCATGTACGTCTGCGGGATCACCCCGTACGACGCCACGCACCTCGGGCACGCGGCGACCTACCTCGCGTTCGACCTGGTCCACCGCGTGTGGCTGGACAACGGCCATCAGGTGCACTACGTCCAGAACGTCACCGACATCGACGACCCGCTGCTGGAGCGCGCCGAGCGCGACCAGGACGACTGGGTCGTGCTGGGGATGCGGGAGACGGCGCTGTTCCGCGAGGACATGACCGCGCTGCGGGTGCTGCCGCCGCGCGAGTACATCGGGGCCGTCGAAGCGATCCCGGAGGTCGTCGAGGCCGTGGCGAAGCTCCTGGCCAACGGCGCGGCCTACCACGCCGACGACCCGGAGTTCCCGGACATCTACTTCGACCACCAGGCAAGCGGCCAGTTCGGCGCCGAGTCCCGCTACGACGAGCAGACCATGGCGAAGTACTTCGCCGAGCGCGGCGGAGACCCGGACCGCAAGGGCAAGCGCCACCCCCTCGACGCCCTCCTGTGGCGCGTCGCCCGGCCCGGCGAGCCGAGCTGGGACAGCGAACTGGGCCCGGGCAGGCCCGGCTGGCACATCGAGTGCAGCGCCATCGCCCTCAACCGCCTGGGCATGGGCTTCGACCTGCAGGGCGGCGGGTCGGACCTGATCTTCCCCCACCACGAGTTCAGCGCCGCCCACGCGGAGGCCCTGACCGGCAGGAACCCCTTCGCCCAGCACTACGCCCACGCCGCGATGATCGGCCTGGACGGCGAAAAAATGTCCAAGTCCCGCGGCAACCTGGTGTTCGTCTCAAGACTGCGCGCCGACAACGTCGACATCATGGCGGTGCGACTGGGCCTGCTGTCCGGCCACTACCGCGAAGACCGCACCTGGACCCAGAACGTCCTCGACGAGGCCGTCACGCGGATGGCCCGCTGGCGGGAAGCGGTCAACGCGGCCAAGGGCGTCGACGCCGCACCCCTGATCGCCGAAATCCGCGAACACCTGTCCAACGACCTGGACACCCCCGCCGCGATCGCCGCGATCGACGCGTGGGCGGAGCAGACCAGGCTGGGCGAGGGCACGGAGGACAACGCCCCCGCCGAGGCGAAGGCCGCGATCGACGCCCTATTGGGGATCGAACTGTAA
- a CDS encoding S8 family peptidase, whose amino-acid sequence MTEPQDTPQGGTTGRYLVLMEDHAVEAVDAGTRQMGDVAGIRAASNADTEDAEVDFQGTEGLVLRELGIAIVNADPDQLAALDRAAHEPGPLSLVEPERRVYAISALPAEEPLAVDESQFTWGMQAVRAQLSQATGEGIRVAVLDTGFDVNHADFAGRSVTTSSFIQGEDVQDGHGHGTHCIGTACGPRDPAEGPGYGMAYKSEIFAGKVLSNRGSGTDGGILAGIAWAITNGCPIVSMSLGAATRPGDPYSRTYESAANRAMAQGTLIIAAAGNESRRQNGRINPVGHPANCPSIMAVGAVDVNMAMAWFSCGTVDEIGQVDIVGPGVDVYSSWPAPLGHNRISGTSMATPHVAGVAALIAQATGARAWELWARLSQIARRLPLPSTDVGAGLVQAP is encoded by the coding sequence ATGACGGAGCCGCAGGACACACCACAAGGCGGGACAACCGGACGCTATCTGGTGCTGATGGAGGACCACGCCGTCGAGGCGGTCGACGCGGGCACACGCCAGATGGGCGACGTGGCGGGAATCCGCGCCGCCAGCAACGCCGACACCGAGGACGCGGAAGTCGACTTCCAAGGCACCGAGGGGCTGGTGCTGCGCGAACTCGGCATCGCCATCGTCAACGCCGATCCCGACCAACTGGCCGCGCTGGACCGCGCGGCGCACGAGCCGGGCCCGCTGTCGCTGGTCGAGCCGGAGCGGCGGGTCTACGCGATCAGCGCCCTGCCCGCCGAGGAGCCGCTCGCGGTCGACGAGAGCCAGTTCACCTGGGGCATGCAGGCGGTACGCGCGCAGCTGAGCCAGGCGACCGGCGAGGGCATCCGGGTGGCCGTGCTCGACACCGGCTTCGACGTCAACCACGCCGACTTCGCCGGGCGCTCGGTCACGACCAGCTCGTTCATCCAGGGCGAGGACGTGCAGGACGGCCACGGCCACGGCACACACTGCATCGGCACCGCGTGCGGTCCGCGCGACCCGGCGGAGGGTCCCGGCTACGGCATGGCCTACAAGTCGGAGATCTTCGCGGGCAAGGTGCTGAGCAACCGCGGGTCCGGCACCGACGGCGGCATCCTCGCCGGCATCGCGTGGGCGATCACCAACGGCTGCCCGATCGTGTCGATGTCCCTGGGCGCCGCCACCCGCCCCGGCGACCCGTACTCCCGCACCTATGAGAGTGCAGCCAACCGCGCGATGGCGCAGGGGACGCTGATCATCGCGGCCGCGGGCAACGAGTCACGGCGGCAGAACGGCCGGATCAACCCGGTCGGCCACCCGGCGAACTGCCCGTCGATCATGGCGGTCGGCGCGGTGGACGTGAACATGGCGATGGCGTGGTTCTCGTGCGGCACGGTCGACGAGATCGGCCAGGTCGACATCGTCGGGCCGGGCGTGGACGTGTACTCGTCGTGGCCCGCTCCCCTGGGACACAACAGGATCAGCGGCACGAGCATGGCCACCCCGCACGTCGCGGGCGTGGCGGCGCTCATCGCCCAGGCGACCGGCGCGCGGGCGTGGGAGTTGTGGGCGAGACTGAGCCAGATCGCACGGCGGCTGCCGCTGCCGTCCACCGACGTGGGAGCGGGGCTGGTGCAGGCGCCATGA
- a CDS encoding ion transporter gives MVISLAGSPKKHRVSLDDWLMLLLALFAVGLLTYRTFWKPAPDVATLITRIDWALCGVFAVEFLWRWRTAGFTRRFLWHNWYDVVGMIPVSHLAFRAFRLLRVWRIAVIMTRLHMPVDRSVSEELAHRAMGRFGGLLIDVVKKPLTVAVLEEVVSVLRTGHYARNVAGALEENRVEIREMVLEKLKHDRQVGRLRVLPFHDEIVGAVTDATLRVVLEMLADPRTDELISDMLRENIEQIRQAVREGAHKDLPEFAPADAPKRAY, from the coding sequence ATGGTCATCTCACTGGCGGGTTCGCCGAAGAAGCATCGGGTCAGTCTGGACGACTGGCTGATGCTGCTGCTGGCGCTGTTCGCCGTCGGCCTGCTGACCTACCGGACGTTCTGGAAGCCCGCACCCGACGTCGCCACCCTCATCACCCGGATCGACTGGGCGCTCTGCGGGGTGTTCGCCGTGGAGTTCCTCTGGCGCTGGCGGACGGCGGGCTTCACCCGGCGGTTCCTGTGGCACAACTGGTACGACGTGGTCGGCATGATCCCGGTGTCGCACCTCGCGTTCCGCGCGTTCCGGCTGCTGCGGGTGTGGCGGATCGCGGTGATCATGACCCGGCTGCACATGCCCGTGGACCGCTCGGTCAGCGAGGAACTCGCCCACCGGGCCATGGGGCGCTTCGGCGGCCTGCTCATCGACGTGGTCAAGAAACCGCTCACCGTCGCCGTGCTCGAAGAGGTCGTCTCCGTCCTGCGCACCGGCCACTATGCCCGCAACGTCGCGGGCGCGCTGGAGGAGAACCGGGTGGAGATCCGGGAGATGGTGCTGGAGAAGCTCAAACACGACCGGCAGGTGGGCAGGCTGCGGGTGCTGCCGTTCCACGACGAGATCGTCGGCGCGGTCACCGACGCGACCCTGCGGGTGGTCCTGGAGATGCTCGCCGACCCGCGCACCGACGAGCTGATCTCGGACATGCTGCGCGAGAACATCGAGCAGATCCGCCAGGCCGTCCGCGAGGGCGCCCACAAGGACCTGCCCGAGTTCGCCCCCGCGGACGCCCCGAAACGCGCCTACTGA
- a CDS encoding flavodoxin family protein has translation MTDFDGLRALFINCTLKRSPEQSHTQGLVDASAGIMSTNGVSVDQFRAVDHDIATGVYPDMTEHGWATDEWPALTERVMAADILVIAGPIWLGDNSSVTKRVIERLYALSGVLNDVGQYAYYGRVAGCLITGNEDGIKHCAQNILYSLQHIGYAIPPQADAGWIGEAGPGPSYLDKGSGGPENDFTNRNTTFMTWNLMHLARMLRDAGGFPAQGNQRTKWDAGARFDFHNPEYR, from the coding sequence GTGACGGACTTCGACGGCCTGCGCGCGCTGTTCATCAACTGCACCCTCAAGCGCTCTCCCGAGCAGAGCCACACCCAAGGGCTCGTCGACGCCAGCGCCGGGATCATGTCCACCAACGGGGTGTCGGTCGACCAGTTCCGGGCGGTCGACCACGACATCGCCACCGGGGTCTACCCGGACATGACCGAGCACGGCTGGGCCACCGACGAGTGGCCCGCGCTCACCGAGCGGGTGATGGCCGCCGACATCCTGGTCATCGCCGGACCGATCTGGCTCGGCGACAACAGCTCGGTCACCAAACGGGTGATCGAACGCCTCTACGCCCTGTCCGGCGTCCTCAACGACGTCGGCCAGTACGCCTACTACGGCCGGGTCGCGGGCTGCCTGATCACCGGCAACGAGGACGGCATCAAGCACTGCGCGCAGAACATCCTCTACAGCCTGCAGCACATCGGCTACGCCATCCCGCCGCAGGCCGACGCGGGCTGGATCGGTGAAGCGGGCCCCGGACCCTCCTATTTGGACAAGGGCTCGGGCGGCCCGGAGAACGACTTCACCAACCGCAACACCACCTTCATGACGTGGAACCTCATGCACCTGGCCCGCATGCTGCGCGACGCAGGCGGCTTCCCCGCTCAGGGCAACCAGCGCACCAAGTGGGACGCGGGCGCCCGCTTCGACTTCCACAACCCCGAATACCGCTAG
- a CDS encoding sensor histidine kinase, which yields MSAPGFAHEALVYRDEAGYLEGTSAFLRAGLAAGEAVFALVRPAAIDGLRDALGDDADRVRFLDMTEVGRNPARIIPTLRSLIADAGDRPARAVTEHTWPGRSEEETAETLLHEALVNVAFEDTDLRLLCPTDPEFLADAEHSHPILVEGDDRRQSDRFDPKLADIEFAGDLPAPETVSDVAHFNLDDLPELRDLVTIRASGFGLPRARALDLTLATNEIVTNSICHGGERGTLRVWDEEDAVVCEVSDGGQITDPLVGRIVPRPSVPGGRGVWLANQLCDLVRIRSTAVGTVVRLHMAKP from the coding sequence ATGAGCGCACCCGGTTTCGCACACGAGGCTCTCGTGTACCGCGATGAGGCCGGCTACCTCGAGGGGACGAGCGCCTTCCTGCGCGCGGGCCTCGCCGCGGGGGAGGCGGTGTTCGCACTGGTCCGCCCCGCCGCCATCGACGGCCTCCGGGACGCCCTGGGCGACGACGCCGACCGCGTGCGGTTCCTCGACATGACCGAGGTCGGCCGCAACCCGGCCCGCATCATCCCGACCCTGCGCTCCCTGATCGCCGACGCGGGCGACCGGCCCGCACGGGCGGTCACCGAGCACACCTGGCCGGGCCGCAGCGAGGAGGAGACCGCCGAGACCCTGCTGCACGAGGCATTGGTCAACGTGGCCTTCGAGGACACCGACCTGCGCCTCCTGTGCCCCACGGACCCCGAGTTCCTGGCCGACGCCGAACACAGCCACCCGATTCTTGTCGAGGGCGACGATCGCAGGCAGAGCGACCGGTTCGACCCGAAACTGGCCGACATCGAGTTCGCGGGCGACCTCCCCGCTCCCGAAACGGTCTCGGATGTCGCCCACTTCAACCTCGACGACCTTCCGGAACTGCGCGACCTGGTCACCATTCGGGCCAGCGGCTTCGGGCTGCCGCGGGCCCGGGCATTGGACCTGACGCTGGCGACCAACGAGATCGTCACGAACAGCATCTGCCATGGCGGCGAACGCGGGACGCTGCGGGTGTGGGACGAAGAGGACGCGGTGGTGTGCGAGGTCAGTGACGGGGGGCAGATCACCGATCCGTTGGTGGGGCGGATCGTGCCGAGGCCTTCGGTTCCTGGTGGGCGTGGGGTGTGGCTGGCTAATCAGCTGTGCGATCTGGTGCGGATTCGGTCTACTGCTGTGGGGACTGTTGTGCGGTTGCACATGGCTAAGCCCTGA